From the Euphorbia lathyris chromosome 6, ddEupLath1.1, whole genome shotgun sequence genome, one window contains:
- the LOC136232751 gene encoding uncharacterized protein isoform X4 yields MEQKRVEKNDVSGVGEGSKRPQMERNRVEKNDVSGVETGANTSHGQMGGSWKSRREFMRFINSYNSEIRSCDRHYVKIALEAYEKRTGVKHEIKRILFTHRKSVLVPGYEGVREWCHVSFTAKPKNTDHRPKHFFGEMVLDPISGTRDVTHCSTFEPSGAGLTYGCGFCPESPSVLHPAYAYRAGT; encoded by the exons ATGGAGCAGAAAAGAGTCGAGAAGAATGATGTATCTGG GGTCGGAGAAGGCTCGAAGCGTCCCCAAATGGAGCGGAATAGAGTCGAGAAGAATGATGTATCTGg GGTGGAAACTGGAGCTAATACCTCCCATGGACAGATGGGTGGATCCTGGAAGAGCCGTCGTGAATTTATGAGGTTTATCAATAG CTACAACTCAGAGATCCGGTCATGTGATAGGCATTATGTGAAGATTGCTTTAGAAGCTTACGAGAAGAGAACG GGTGTTAAACATGAAATTAAACGTATCTTGTTTACTCATCGCAAATCCGTACTTGTCCCTGGATATGAGGGTGTTAGAGAATGGTGTCACGTGAGTTTCACTGCTAAACCCAAAAACACGGACCACCGTCCAAAGCACTTCTTTGGTGAAATGGTGCTTGATCCCATTTCAGGGACACGTGATGTCACTCACTGTTCTACTTTCGAGCCTAGTGGTGCTG GATTGACCTATGGTTGTGGATTTTGTCCAGAGAGTCCTTCAGTTCTTCATCCGGCTTATGCATATCGTGCTG gtacttaa
- the LOC136232751 gene encoding uncharacterized protein isoform X3: MEQKRVEKNDVSGVGEGSKRPQMERNRVEKNDVSGVETGANTSHGQMGGSWKSRREFMRFINSYNSEIRSCDRHYVKIALEAYEKRTGVKHEIKRILFTHRKSVLVPGYEGVREWCHVSFTAKPKNTDHRPKHFFGEMVLDPISGTRDVTHCSTFEPSGAGLTYGCGFCPESPSVLHPAYAYRAGAKTELKRS; the protein is encoded by the exons ATGGAGCAGAAAAGAGTCGAGAAGAATGATGTATCTGG GGTCGGAGAAGGCTCGAAGCGTCCCCAAATGGAGCGGAATAGAGTCGAGAAGAATGATGTATCTGg GGTGGAAACTGGAGCTAATACCTCCCATGGACAGATGGGTGGATCCTGGAAGAGCCGTCGTGAATTTATGAGGTTTATCAATAG CTACAACTCAGAGATCCGGTCATGTGATAGGCATTATGTGAAGATTGCTTTAGAAGCTTACGAGAAGAGAACG GGTGTTAAACATGAAATTAAACGTATCTTGTTTACTCATCGCAAATCCGTACTTGTCCCTGGATATGAGGGTGTTAGAGAATGGTGTCACGTGAGTTTCACTGCTAAACCCAAAAACACGGACCACCGTCCAAAGCACTTCTTTGGTGAAATGGTGCTTGATCCCATTTCAGGGACACGTGATGTCACTCACTGTTCTACTTTCGAGCCTAGTGGTGCTG GATTGACCTATGGTTGTGGATTTTGTCCAGAGAGTCCTTCAGTTCTTCATCCGGCTTATGCATATCGTGCTG gagcaaaaacggagctaaaacggagctag
- the LOC136232751 gene encoding uncharacterized protein isoform X5 produces MEQKRVEKNDVSGVETGANTSHGQMGGSWKSRREFMRFINSYNSEIRSCDRHYVKIALEAYEKRTGVKHEIKRILFTHRKSVLVPGYEGVREWCHVSFTAKPKNTDHRPKHFFGEMVLDPISGTRDVTHCSTFEPSGAGLTYGCGFCPESPSVLHPAYAYRAGLPSSTYPTKLSYDYVVAL; encoded by the exons ATGGAGCAGAAAAGAGTCGAGAAGAATGATGTATCTGG GGTGGAAACTGGAGCTAATACCTCCCATGGACAGATGGGTGGATCCTGGAAGAGCCGTCGTGAATTTATGAGGTTTATCAATAG CTACAACTCAGAGATCCGGTCATGTGATAGGCATTATGTGAAGATTGCTTTAGAAGCTTACGAGAAGAGAACG GGTGTTAAACATGAAATTAAACGTATCTTGTTTACTCATCGCAAATCCGTACTTGTCCCTGGATATGAGGGTGTTAGAGAATGGTGTCACGTGAGTTTCACTGCTAAACCCAAAAACACGGACCACCGTCCAAAGCACTTCTTTGGTGAAATGGTGCTTGATCCCATTTCAGGGACACGTGATGTCACTCACTGTTCTACTTTCGAGCCTAGTGGTGCTG GATTGACCTATGGTTGTGGATTTTGTCCAGAGAGTCCTTCAGTTCTTCATCCGGCTTATGCATATCGTGCTGGTCTTCCCTCCTCCACTTATCCGACTAAACTTTCTTATGATTATGTTGTTGCTCTCTGA
- the LOC136232751 gene encoding uncharacterized protein isoform X2: MGGSVSQEQKPVGEGSKRPQMERNRVEKNDVSGVETGANTSHGQMGGSWKSRREFMRFINSYNSEIRSCDRHYVKIALEAYEKRTGVKHEIKRILFTHRKSVLVPGYEGVREWCHVSFTAKPKNTDHRPKHFFGEMVLDPISGTRDVTHCSTFEPSGAGLTYGCGFCPESPSVLHPAYAYRAGLPSSTYPTKLSYDYVVAL, encoded by the exons ATGGGAGGAAGTGTATCTCAAGAACAGAAACC GGTCGGAGAAGGCTCGAAGCGTCCCCAAATGGAGCGGAATAGAGTCGAGAAGAATGATGTATCTGg GGTGGAAACTGGAGCTAATACCTCCCATGGACAGATGGGTGGATCCTGGAAGAGCCGTCGTGAATTTATGAGGTTTATCAATAG CTACAACTCAGAGATCCGGTCATGTGATAGGCATTATGTGAAGATTGCTTTAGAAGCTTACGAGAAGAGAACG GGTGTTAAACATGAAATTAAACGTATCTTGTTTACTCATCGCAAATCCGTACTTGTCCCTGGATATGAGGGTGTTAGAGAATGGTGTCACGTGAGTTTCACTGCTAAACCCAAAAACACGGACCACCGTCCAAAGCACTTCTTTGGTGAAATGGTGCTTGATCCCATTTCAGGGACACGTGATGTCACTCACTGTTCTACTTTCGAGCCTAGTGGTGCTG GATTGACCTATGGTTGTGGATTTTGTCCAGAGAGTCCTTCAGTTCTTCATCCGGCTTATGCATATCGTGCTGGTCTTCCCTCCTCCACTTATCCGACTAAACTTTCTTATGATTATGTTGTTGCTCTCTGA
- the LOC136232751 gene encoding uncharacterized protein isoform X1, with protein sequence MEQKRVEKNDVSGVGEGSKRPQMERNRVEKNDVSGVETGANTSHGQMGGSWKSRREFMRFINSYNSEIRSCDRHYVKIALEAYEKRTGVKHEIKRILFTHRKSVLVPGYEGVREWCHVSFTAKPKNTDHRPKHFFGEMVLDPISGTRDVTHCSTFEPSGAGLTYGCGFCPESPSVLHPAYAYRAGLPSSTYPTKLSYDYVVAL encoded by the exons ATGGAGCAGAAAAGAGTCGAGAAGAATGATGTATCTGG GGTCGGAGAAGGCTCGAAGCGTCCCCAAATGGAGCGGAATAGAGTCGAGAAGAATGATGTATCTGg GGTGGAAACTGGAGCTAATACCTCCCATGGACAGATGGGTGGATCCTGGAAGAGCCGTCGTGAATTTATGAGGTTTATCAATAG CTACAACTCAGAGATCCGGTCATGTGATAGGCATTATGTGAAGATTGCTTTAGAAGCTTACGAGAAGAGAACG GGTGTTAAACATGAAATTAAACGTATCTTGTTTACTCATCGCAAATCCGTACTTGTCCCTGGATATGAGGGTGTTAGAGAATGGTGTCACGTGAGTTTCACTGCTAAACCCAAAAACACGGACCACCGTCCAAAGCACTTCTTTGGTGAAATGGTGCTTGATCCCATTTCAGGGACACGTGATGTCACTCACTGTTCTACTTTCGAGCCTAGTGGTGCTG GATTGACCTATGGTTGTGGATTTTGTCCAGAGAGTCCTTCAGTTCTTCATCCGGCTTATGCATATCGTGCTGGTCTTCCCTCCTCCACTTATCCGACTAAACTTTCTTATGATTATGTTGTTGCTCTCTGA